A region from the Ctenopharyngodon idella isolate HZGC_01 chromosome 13, HZGC01, whole genome shotgun sequence genome encodes:
- the chchd1 gene encoding coiled-coil-helix-coiled-coil-helix domain-containing protein 1 produces the protein MSGSAIQDKVARLLSKQYGKPAMKAVKPLALKNEVANRKLKKGEATCVTEMSLLMACWKQNDFNNALCSKEVSTFYTCVEKAQIKAKGQQGTQGRLLPKEANTLLKRFPNLASEI, from the exons ATGAGTGGATCTGCGATTCAAGACAAGGTTGCTAGACTGTTGAGCAAGCAGTATGGGAAACCCGCAATGAAAGCCGTCAAACCTCTGGCGCTCAAGAATGAGGTCGCTAACCGCAAGCTGAAGAAAGGAG AGGCCACCTGTGTTACGGAGATGTCGTTGCTGATGGCTTGCTGGAAACAGAACGACTTTAACAATGCACTCTGCTCTAAAGAAGTCTCAACCTTCTACACATGTGTTGAAAAG GCACAGATCAAGGCCAAAGGACAGCAAGGAACTCAGGGTCGACTTTTGCCTAAGGAAGCCAACACCTTGTTAAAACGATTTCCCAACCTGGCCAGTGAGATCTAG